From the genome of Papaver somniferum cultivar HN1 chromosome 2, ASM357369v1, whole genome shotgun sequence, one region includes:
- the LOC113350907 gene encoding uncharacterized protein LOC113350907, with the protein MVEDLINEMLHSGIIQPSHSPFTVPILLVKKKDNTWRFCVDYRRLKIITIKDKFPIPVIDELKGVVWFTKIDLRSGYHQIRVYFEDIYKTAFRTHQDHYEFKVMPFGLTNAAATFQALMNDIFKHHLRKFILVFFDDILVFSPILEDHINHLELTLSILRKHQLFANFSKCFFSQQELEYLGHIISAEGVKADPTKVSAMTTWPTPSTIKELRGFLVLTGYYRKFVKNYGIISRPLTDLLKKNAFQWTPAASIAFQHLKTSMSTTPVLALPDFTKDFILDADACDNGIGVVLLQDGKPITFFSQPLGSKAGALSTYEKEMIVIAQAVTRWRHYLQGHHFIISTDHQSIKYILEQKITTVLQQKWVIKLLGFDYEIRYKKLMVNTSAVPYFTYVDGILRYKNRLYIGSGANTRTTILASVHSSSVGGHSGIQAWKHISMDFIEGLPASERRTMILVFVERLTKYAHFIALVHLYTAITVAKEFINQIFRLHGLPASIVSDRDKVFTRLFWQDLFRALSTSLNLSTSYHPQSDGQTERVTACLENYLRCMTGHKPKHWFKWLPLVEWWYNTNFHTSIRMSPFKSLYGYEPPHLAFSSTTTTSIKAVEDYLKYRDATLDILKESLHKAQESMVHYANEKRVDKSFQVGDAVYLKLQPYRQSSIAPRKNLKLSAKYYGPFLVLQKIGSIAYKLQLPLSSRIHPIFHVSQLKKFIKSHTFLMLSYQWWMMLVRLYFIQLLSLTLEASQDMAELWINCLSNGLILQLRMILGRILQISLLIFQISILEDKDLVEGMVLSYT; encoded by the exons ATGGTGGAGGATTTGATCAATGAAATGTTACACTCTGGCATCATACAACCTAGTCACAGTCCTTTTACTGTTCCTATCCTCTtagtcaaaaagaaagacaatacTTGGAGGTTTTGTGTGGATTATAGAAGACTCAAAATCATTACAATCAAAGACAAATTTCCCATTCCAGTTATAGATGAACTCAAGGGTGTTGTTTGGTTTACAAAGATTGATTTAAGGTCTGGGTACCACCAAATCAGGGTCTACTTTGAAGACATTTACAAGACTGCTTTCAGAACACATCAGGACCATTATGAATTTAAAGTAATGCCTTTTGGCCTCACCAATGCAGCAGCCACTTTCCAAGCTCTTATGAATGACATCTTTAAACATCACTTAAGAAAGTTCATTCTTgtgttctttgatgatattctggTATTTAGCCCCATCTTGGAGGATCATATCAACCATTTAGAGTTAACCTTGAGCATTCTGAGGAAGCACCAACTGTTTGCCAACTTCTCCAAATGCTTCTTTTCTCAACAAGAATTAGAGTATTTGGGACATATAATATCCGCAGAGGGTGTCAAAGCTGACCCTACAAAAGTTTCAGCAATGACTACTTGGCCTACCCCTTCAACTATTAAGGAGTTAAGAGGCTTTCTTGTACTGACTGGATATTACAGGAAATTTGTCAAAAACTATGGCATCATCAGCAGACCACTGACTGACTTGCTCAAGAAAAATGCATTTCAATGGACCCCAGCTGCTTCCATTGCTTTTCAACATCTCAAGACATCCATGTCTACTACTCCAGTTTTAGCTCTACCTGATTTCACCAAAGATTTCATtcttgatgctgatgcatgtgaTAATGGCATTGGTGTTGTTTTATTACAAGATGGAAAACCCATAACATTCTTTAGccaacctttgggttcaaaggctGGTGCTCTATCCACATATGAAAAGGAGATGATTGTCATTGCTCAAGCTGTCACTAGATGGAGACATTACTTACAGGGCCATCACTTTATCATCTCAACTGACCATCAAAGTATTAAGTACATTCTTGAACAGAAAATCACTACAGTACTCCAGCAAAAATGGGTAATCAAATTACTGGGTTTTGACTATGAGATTAGGTATAAAAAG CTAATGGTGAATACTTCCGCAGTGCCATACTTTACATATGTTGATGGTATCTTAAGATACAAGAACAGATTGTACATTGGCAGTGGAGCAAATACTAGAACCACCATCCTGGCTTCTGTGCATTCATCTTCAGTAGGTGGCCACTCTGGTATACAAG CCTGGAAGCACATATCAATGGACTTCATTGAGGGCCTACCTGCAAGTGAGAGAAGAACTATGATTCTGGTGTTTGTTGAAAGACTAACAAAATATGCACACTTCATTGCTCTGGTTCACCTATATACTGCCATCACAGTGGCCAAAGAGTTCAtcaaccaaattttcagattgcatgGCCTgcctgcttcaattgtttctgatAGGGACAAGGTTTTCACCAGATTATTTTGGCAAGATCTTTTCAGAGCTCTCAGCACAAGTCTCAACCTTAGCACATCATATCATCCTCAATCTGATGGCCAAACAGAGAGAGTTACCGCTTGCTTAGAAAATTACTTAAGATGTATGACTGGCCACAAGCCTAAGCACTGGTTCAAATGGCTTCCACTAGtagaatggtggtataacactaACTTTCATACAAGCATTAGGATGAGCCCCTTCAAGTCCTTGTATGGATATGAACCACCTCATCTTGCCTTTTCCTCCACAACCACCACTTCTATCAAGGCAGTTGAAGATTACTTGAAGTATAGAGATGCAACCTTAGATATTTTGAAGGAGTCTCTCCACAAAGCACAAGAAAGTATGGTACACTATGCTAATGAGAAGAGAGTTGACAAGTCCTTTCAAGTAGGTGATGCAGTCTACCTCAAACTCCAACCATATAGACAATCTTCTATTGCACCCAGAAAGAATTTGAAGCTCTCTGCCAAATATTATGGCCCATTCTTGGTTCTCCAGAAGATAGGCTCAATAGCCTACAAACTTCAACTGCCTCTTAGCTCCAGAATACACCCTATCTTTCATGTCTCCCAgttgaaaaagttcataaaaagtCATACATTCCTTATGCTCAGTTACCAGTGGTGGATGATGCTGGTTAGATTGTACTTCATCCAGCTATTATCCTTGACACTAGAAGCATCACAAGACATGGCAGAACTGTGGATCAACTGCTTATCCAATGGACTAATTCTACAACTGAGGATGATACTTGGGAGGATACTACAGATATCTCTGCTCATTTTCCAAATttcaatccttgaggacaaggatttggTAGAGGGGATGGTATTGTCATATACCTAA
- the LOC113347511 gene encoding endoplasmic reticulum-Golgi intermediate compartment protein 3-like — protein sequence MFSKLRKLDAHPKINEDFYSTTLSGGVITLVSSVVMLLLFLSELRLYLRATAETKLVVDTSRGETLRINFDVTFPSLACSMLSVDAMDISGEQHLDIRHDIIKKRIDSHGNVIESRQDGIGAPKIEKPLQRHGGRLEHNETYCGSCYGAEVSDEDCCNSCEEVREAYRKKGWGLGNPELIDQCKREGFFQQIKDEEGEGCNIYGFLEVNKVAGNFHFAPGKSFHQSNVHVQDLLAFQKDSYNISHKINKLSFGEYFPGAMNPLDGVQWMQEVPNGMYQYFIKVVPTVYTDISGHTIQSNQFSVTEHFRGAGYGQSRSIPGVFFFYDLSPIKVTFTEGHVSFLHFLTNVCAIVGGVFTVSGIVDSFIYHGQKAIKKKMEIGKFS from the exons ATGTTTTCGaagctaagaaaattagatgCACACCCAAAAATAAATGAGGATTTCTACAGTACAACTCTTTCTGGTGGTGTTATTACCCTTGTTTCCTCCGTTGTTATGCTCTTGTTATTCCTCTCCGAGCTAA GATTATATCTCAGAGCAACTGCTGAAACAAAGCTTGTTGTAGATACATCCAGAGGAGAAACTCTTCGTATCAAT TTCGATGTTACTTTTCCTTCCTTGGCATGTTCCATGCTCAGTGTTGACGCGATGGATATTAGTGGAGAGCAACATCTCGATATA AGACATGATATAATTAAGAAAAGAATAGATTCACATGGCAATGTTATCGAGTCCAGGCAAGATGGAATTGGTGCTCCAAAG ATTGAAAAGCCTTTACAAAGACATGGCGGCAGGCTGGAACACAATGAAACATATTGTGGTTCATGCTATGGAGCAGAAGTG TCAGACGAAGATTGTTGCAACTCATGTGAAGAAGTCCGTGAAGCATACAGGAAGAAAGGTTGGGGCCTCGGCAATCCTGAATTAATTGACCAG TGCAAAAGAGAAGGTTTCTTCCAGCAGATAAAagatgaagaaggtgaaggaTGCAATATTTATGGGTTCTTGGAAGTAAATAAAGTAGCCGGGAATTTTCACTTTGCTCCTGGGAAAAGCTTCCATCAGTCAAATGTCCATGTGCAAGATTTGCTGGCTTTCCAGAAGGACAGTTACAAT ATAAGTCACAAAATCAACAAATTGTCTTTTGGAGAGTACTTCCCTGGAGCTATGAATCCTCTTGATGG GGTGCAATGGATGCAAGAAGTGCCGAATGGAATGTATCAGTATTTCATTAAG GTGGTTCCTACTGTATACACTGATATAAGTGGTCACACCATCCAGTCAAATCAG TTTTCGGTAACGGAGCACTTTAGGGGCGCTGGATATGGTCAGTCTCGGTCTATTCCTGGAGTTTTCTTTTTTTACGACCTGTCTCCAATTAAG GTGACGTTTACCGAGGGTCACGTGTCATTCTTACACTTCCTGACAAATGTGTGTGCTATAGTTGGAG GCGTCTTTACAGTTTCTGGGATAGTTGATTCGTTCATATATCATGGTCAAAAGGCgatcaagaagaagatggaaaTCGGAAAATTCAGCTAA